One genomic segment of Roseofilum casamattae BLCC-M143 includes these proteins:
- a CDS encoding B12-binding domain-containing radical SAM protein: protein MNVLFCNIPFIKYDDEGNIYTGPNAGSRWPWTQKGIHGYACFPFFMGYAVNYLIKHGIDAKFYDAVALHHWDYDLVKSEIAKYDPDILFLETSTPLYRKVEEFAIWAKEQFSCRVVLVGPHVQAYVNDLIEEPFVDHCIIGEYEKPALDIVLKQDQAKPVYMYDHVEDINYLKGENFLPFRPLEYLYNYWEPTMNTPRPQLTVSTSRGCPFKCTYCQWPKIMNNGQYRNRLPELVIDEIKTVINDYKAYEQTLQNQEKLLEKYQKYGVRNLKDAIKGRKTVGDAIKDVNRGYEVKGIGSILFDDDTWNLGNKRITELCKGLKEIGLPWTMMGRIDTSKLEIYDLMVDSGCVGMRFGVESFNQKLVNNTKKSLNTKKSYENIKYLVTRFSNMEFHFTTMKNLPGETEEDWQNDLRMLNELKSIGAQSNNIIHWQNSDCVAFPGTELWEEMVALGKGEELKDFDLYDGSSHNDEKLCEAVGWLGEDYKPKWSKYSKMGEPTNLPQD from the coding sequence ATGAACGTACTATTCTGCAATATCCCATTTATCAAGTATGATGACGAGGGCAATATCTACACCGGACCTAATGCTGGTTCTCGCTGGCCGTGGACGCAAAAAGGCATCCATGGATACGCTTGCTTTCCTTTCTTCATGGGTTATGCTGTCAACTACCTGATTAAACACGGTATTGATGCCAAATTCTATGATGCAGTGGCTTTGCATCATTGGGATTACGATCTCGTTAAATCGGAGATTGCCAAATACGATCCCGACATTCTCTTCTTGGAAACCTCCACGCCTTTGTACAGAAAAGTTGAAGAGTTTGCAATTTGGGCAAAAGAGCAATTCTCATGCCGGGTTGTATTAGTCGGTCCCCACGTTCAAGCTTATGTCAATGACCTGATCGAAGAGCCTTTTGTCGATCATTGTATTATTGGAGAGTATGAAAAACCGGCTCTTGATATTGTACTGAAGCAAGACCAAGCCAAGCCCGTCTACATGTACGACCATGTAGAAGATATTAATTACCTCAAAGGGGAGAATTTCTTGCCTTTCCGTCCCCTGGAGTACTTATACAACTACTGGGAGCCAACTATGAATACTCCCAGACCTCAACTGACCGTCAGTACGTCGCGCGGGTGTCCTTTCAAATGTACTTACTGTCAGTGGCCCAAGATTATGAATAATGGGCAATATCGCAATCGCCTGCCTGAATTAGTCATTGATGAGATTAAAACAGTTATCAATGATTACAAGGCCTACGAGCAAACCCTGCAAAACCAAGAAAAACTCTTGGAAAAATATCAGAAGTATGGCGTACGCAATCTCAAAGATGCCATTAAGGGACGCAAGACAGTAGGCGATGCCATTAAGGATGTAAATCGAGGTTATGAGGTGAAAGGGATAGGTAGTATCCTGTTTGATGACGATACCTGGAATCTTGGAAATAAAAGGATTACTGAGTTGTGCAAAGGGCTGAAAGAGATCGGCCTGCCCTGGACGATGATGGGTCGAATCGATACTTCTAAGCTAGAGATATACGATCTGATGGTCGATAGTGGTTGTGTCGGAATGCGTTTTGGCGTGGAGAGTTTTAATCAAAAGCTGGTTAATAATACGAAGAAGAGCTTGAACACGAAGAAAAGCTATGAGAATATCAAGTATTTGGTAACTCGCTTTTCTAATATGGAGTTTCATTTCACTACCATGAAGAATCTTCCCGGAGAAACCGAGGAAGATTGGCAAAATGATTTAAGAATGCTGAACGAGCTGAAGTCAATTGGCGCTCAATCGAATAATATTATTCACTGGCAAAATTCCGATTGCGTTGCTTTCCCAGGAACAGAGCTATGGGAAGAGATGGTGGCTTTGGGTAAAGGAGAAGAGTTAAAAGACTTTGACCTCTACGATGGTAGCTCTCATAACGATGAGAAACTTTGCGAGGCTGTCGGTTGGCTTGGAGAAGACTATAAGCCCAAGTGGTCTAAGTATTCTAAGATGGGAGAGCCGACTAATCTTCCTCAAGATTAA
- a CDS encoding CgeB family protein yields the protein MNHKLKIGLRLFQINSIEGGQVQGDEIIARGWQKHLVQHDRVDSVYLYGPKGAIAEELDVLIHFNPFLDLQENTKNFLYLQNAFSKENYPGGTVGVFDEVKSKFSGYMFTSKKLMDSCADGAVIPFATEPDFFYHQFAEEYNCPVSFVGNNIRGPVVNLRYLEPALPFGLVMYGNMWAERLGDVCQGRLPMPDLPKLYSSCKINLNAHIEEHIELDTINLRIFDILACRGFIMSDYVQSIENNFGDSVVYTTGYEDMWAKLVRYLADPEERLRRSEEGQKNVLSNHTYANRVDTLMRYLDESL from the coding sequence ATGAACCACAAGTTGAAAATCGGTCTGCGGTTATTCCAGATTAATAGCATAGAAGGCGGTCAGGTTCAGGGTGATGAGATTATTGCTCGAGGATGGCAAAAACATCTAGTACAGCACGATCGCGTTGATTCAGTTTATCTGTACGGTCCGAAAGGCGCGATCGCAGAAGAGCTGGATGTTCTTATTCATTTTAACCCATTCTTAGACTTACAAGAAAACACAAAGAATTTTCTATATTTACAAAATGCATTTTCCAAAGAAAATTATCCTGGTGGAACCGTTGGCGTGTTCGATGAAGTCAAGAGTAAGTTTTCTGGCTATATGTTCACGAGTAAGAAATTAATGGATTCTTGTGCGGATGGTGCTGTGATTCCATTTGCTACCGAGCCTGATTTCTTCTATCATCAGTTCGCCGAAGAATATAACTGTCCAGTATCGTTTGTTGGTAATAATATCAGAGGACCCGTTGTCAATTTACGGTACTTAGAACCCGCTCTACCTTTCGGATTGGTAATGTATGGAAATATGTGGGCCGAACGTTTAGGTGATGTTTGTCAAGGTAGATTGCCCATGCCCGATCTCCCCAAACTCTACTCAAGCTGTAAGATTAATCTGAACGCTCATATTGAAGAACATATCGAACTGGATACGATAAATTTAAGGATTTTTGATATACTAGCGTGTAGAGGTTTTATTATGTCCGATTACGTTCAATCTATAGAAAACAACTTTGGGGACAGCGTGGTTTACACGACGGGATATGAAGATATGTGGGCTAAGCTAGTTCGTTATTTAGCAGACCCGGAAGAAAGATTGAGGCGGAGCGAGGAAGGACAAAAAAATGTTCTCAGTAACCACACCTATGCTAACCGAGTTGATACTCTAATGAGATATCTGGACGAGTCTTTATAA
- a CDS encoding cupin domain-containing protein translates to MQRLSPYMEKRDKRGAFCGITRENWAEVNFIETAANEVRGNHYHKETRELFFIISGEIDIEIQDISSGKRTNFSVAQGDIFIIDPYELHTFRTKTTAQWINMLSQPLDLDNPDFHKLEVT, encoded by the coding sequence GTTATCCCCTTATATGGAAAAACGCGATAAACGAGGGGCGTTTTGTGGAATTACTCGAGAGAATTGGGCAGAAGTTAACTTTATCGAGACAGCTGCTAATGAAGTTCGTGGCAACCATTACCATAAAGAAACTCGCGAACTCTTTTTTATTATTTCCGGGGAAATAGATATTGAAATCCAAGATATCAGTTCCGGAAAGCGTACTAATTTTAGTGTTGCTCAAGGAGATATCTTTATTATTGACCCTTATGAATTGCATACATTCCGCACCAAAACGACAGCCCAGTGGATTAATATGCTCTCTCAGCCATTGGATTTAGATAATCCTGACTTTCATAAGCTGGAGGTAACTTAA